In one window of Miscanthus floridulus cultivar M001 chromosome 12, ASM1932011v1, whole genome shotgun sequence DNA:
- the LOC136496518 gene encoding UMP-CMP kinase 2-like produces MWRRRVGALLLRSQPASSSTAASSCQRLRHHLLPSEEPLALNRLARLFTSQAGSDGGDTQKPFIAFVLGGPGSGKGTQCTKIASDFGFAHLSAGDLLRHEIASGSEKGELILDIIKEGRIVPSDITVELIRKAMETKNAKRVLIDGFPRCEENRIAFEKIVGTEPDIVIFFDCPEDEMVKRLLGRNQGRVDDNIETIKKRLKVFESLNIPVVEYYSSRGKVHKINATGTADEIFEAVHRLFSSLRL; encoded by the exons ATGTGGCGGAGGCGAGTGGGCGCCCTCCTTCTCCGATCCCAACCTGCTTCCTCCTCCACGGCCGCCTCTTCCTGCCAGCGTCTCCGACACCACCTTCTCCCCAGCGAG GAACCTCTGGCTCTCAATCGTCTTGCCAGGCTCTTCACGTCCCAAGCT GGAAGTGATGGTGGCGATACCCAGAAGCCCTTTATTGCTTTTGTCTTAG GGGGTCCTGGGAGTGGCAAAGGAACACAGTGCACCAAGATTGCTTCGGATTTTGGATTTGCCCATTTGAGCGCTGGCGATCTTCTCCGGCACGAAATAGCATCTGGCAGTGAGAAAGG GGAGTTGATCCTAGACATCATAAAGGAAGGGAGGATTGTACCGTCTGATATAACTGTGGAACTCATAAGAAAAGCGATGGAAACGAAAAATGCTAAAAGGGTTCTTATTGACGGCTTCCCAAGGTGTGAGGAAAACAGAATCGCCTTCGAAAAAATT GTTGGAACAGAACCAGACATCGTGATCTTCTTTGACTGTCCTGAGGATGAGATGGTTAAACGCCTTCTAGGCCGTAACCAG GGGAGAGTTGATGATAACATTGAGACAATCAAGAAGCGTCTAAAAGTGTTTGAAAGTTTGAATATTCCTGTCGTTGAGTACTACTCTTCAAGGGGAAAAGTTCACAAG ATAAATGCCACGGGCACtgcagatgaaatatttgaagCAGTCCACAGGCTGTTTTCTTCCTTAAG GTTATGA
- the LOC136496517 gene encoding UNC93-like protein 1 — translation MAVTEVEGPPAAAAALEVPAKRGLLRYNSPLAQVSLLGLICFCCPGMFNALSGLGGGGQVDASTADNANTALYACFAVFGVLGGAAHNLLGPRATLMLGALTYPLYAGSFLYYNHHRHSQVFPVTAGALLGAGAGFLWAAQGAVMTSYPPPNRRGTYISLFWCLFNLGGVLGGLLPFSLNYNSGDKPKNVSDSTYIAFMAFMLVGAALTVLVLPPTRIVRDDGTKATRVTFSSPATEGAEILKLFANWKMLLVLPAAWASNFFYTYQFNNVNGGLFTLRTKGLNNVFYWGAQMIGSAGIGYFLDFGFASRRKRGLFGVVAVAVVGTAIWGGGLANQLKYRAVPLSDPIDFKEGHRYAGPFLLYFSYGLLDAMFQSLIYWIIGALANDSQILSRYVGFYKGVQSAGAAVAWQVDKQHTSLISQLIVNWGLMTISYPLLVLLVFLAVKDEDYSVSSVEEDGKEKGSKLSAPTSFH, via the exons ATGGCCGTGACGGAGGTAGAGGGCCcgccggcggcggctgcggcgttggaggtGCCGGCGAAGCGCGGCCTCCTGCGGTACAACTCGCCGCTGGCGCAGGTATccctgctggggctcatctgcttCTGCTGCCCGGGCATGTTCAACGCGCTGTCGGGCCTCGGTGGCGGCGGGCAGGTCGACGCCAGCACCGCCGACAACGCCAACACGGCGCTCTACGCCTGCTTCGCCGTCTTCGGCGTCCTCGGCGGCGCCGCGCACAACCTCCTCGGCCCGCGCGCGACGCTGATGCTGGGCGCGCTCACCTACCCGCTCTACGCCGGCTCCTTCCTCTACTACAACCACCACCGGCACTCGCAGGTGTTCCCCGTCACGGCGGGCGCGCTGCTCGGCGCCGGCGCGGGGTTCCTCTGGGCGGCGCAGGGCGCCGTGATGACGTCGTACCCGCCGCCCAACCGCCGGGGCACCTACATCTCCCTCTTCTGGTGCCTCTTCAACCTCGGCGGCGTGCTCGGCGgcctcctccccttctccttGAACTACAACAGTGGCGACAAGCCCAAAAACGTCAGCGACAGCACGTACATCGCCTTCATGGCCTTCATGCTCGTCGGCGCCGCGCTCACTGTGCTCGTGCTGCCGCCCACCAGGATCGTCCGCGACGACGGCACCAAGGCCACCAGGGTCACCTTCTCTTCCCCCGCCACCGAGGGCGCCGAGATCCTCAAGCTCTTCGCCAACTGGAAGATGCTGCTCGTGCTCCCGGCCGCCTGGGCCAGCAACTTCTTCTACACCTACCAGTTCAACAACGTCAACGGCGGCCTCTTCACGCTCCGCACCAAGGGGCTCAACAACGTCTTCTACTGGGGCGCGCAGATGATCGGTTCCGCCGGCATCGGTTACTTCCTCGACTTCGGCTTCGCCAGCCGCCGGAAGAGAGGGCTGTTCggggtcgtcgccgtcgccgtcgtcggaaCGGCCATCTGGGGAGGCGGTCTGGCCAACCAGCTCAAGTACAGAGCTGTGCCGTTGTCCGACCCCATCGATTTCAAGGAAGGCCACCGCTACGCCGGGCCGTTCCTGCTCTACTTCAGCTACGGCCTGCTGGATGCCATGTTCCAGAGCCTCATCTACTGGATCATCGGCGCCCTCGCCAATGACTCCCAAATCCTCAGCAG GTACGTTGGGTTCTACAAGGGTGTGCAGAGTGCGGGAGCGGCGGTGGCATGGCAAGTAGACAAGCAACACACGTCCCTGATATCCCAGCTGATTGTGAACTGGGGGCTCATGACCATCAGCTACCCATTGCTTGTGCTGCTGGTGTTCCTGGCCGTGAAGGACGAGGACTACTCGGTTTCTTCAGTGGAGGAGGACGGCAAGGAGAAAGGTAGTAAGCTGTCGGCACCAACCAGCTTCCACTAA